AGTGCTTTGAAATCCCTTAGAATTGATTCGATAATCTTTTATACTACATCATTTGTCTTAAGAGCTTTGAAAACTCCTAACATCAAAGAATCATATTGATATGAAATGTACAATAACTATTTTTTCTAATTAGATTAAACAGATAATTTTTTTTGTATTTATGTTAATTTTAAGTTTTAGATATGAAATATATTATTTTTTTTTAATACCTATATTATTCTGTAGCGACCCCAACTATGTTTGATGTATAAAATATATATTTTAATTTATTATAGATATTTCCTTTTTATTTATGTTATTTTATGAAAATATAAAGATAAATAAAAATATTTTATATTTTTGTATATTTCCTTTTTATTATTTATGTGACTTTTGTAGAAATAATTAAAAGAAAAGGGAAACTAAAATGGAATACCCAATTAGAAATTTAATAAGGAAAATAAATTATAATTTATTTTTTTAATAATGGCAATTATGTATAATTTATAATCCATTAATGTTAACTTTGTAATTTATAATTTTAATAATTAACGTGAGCGCAACAAGACTTTTCAAATAATATTATAGAGATATAGATTATAAATATATTTTTTTATATTAATATTTAAAAAATAACATGACTTATCTAGAGATGAAATCTGTCTTACAATTTGATTCATTTTTCCAATACTTTACCAATTAAAATATAGTATTTAGTTTCGTTCCGTTTAGCATATCAAAACTAACATTCATTCAGTCTGATTTTGGTTAGGTTTTGGAATATTATTTTTTATCTTGATCGATCGAGAATCTATGGTCCATTTCAAGTTCAACTATCAACATTCTAAAAAAAGTTGTCGGTAGAATGAATGGTCGAAATAAAAGCCGTGTGATGTTTGATCATTCTACTACCAACGCGCTTTGACAAAAACAGGAACGAAAAGTAGGAGGGGCGTTTACGAAAATTTACTTGGTTGTGTTGAGAATAGTCGACGGGCAAAAGGTGATGGCATAGTTAGATTTATTGCTTGCGCATGTGAAGGTGCTGCTAGCATCATCGTACGTGTAGCTATAGGCGCGTGGGCACACACTCTTGAAGTTCTGAGAATACAGTGACGGTTTGCACTTGTCCGGTGTAGAATAATTACCAGTACAGCAATACTCCGGCAACTTCAGCTTCTGACAGGCGTTCATGCATGCGATCATGCTGGTGTTAGCTGTCACCCTCAGCTCGAATGGACACGTCACGTTCATATCGACAACGCACCCGGTGCTGCTGCACGTCTTATCGCCCTGTGGGACAACTAGGATGGGAAGGTTGTAACCGTCGACGACTGATACGTCGTAGTAGTCTTTACCGCTAATGTCGAGGGCAAACTCGGCTAAAGTTGCCGGAAGAAGAGATACGCCGGCTCCGCCGCAGTCAACTTTTCCAGTACCACAGTCTCCGGTGGCGCAGGAGAAACTTCCAGTTGAGTTGGTGGAGCAGAATGTCCTACCCCAGAAACGACCTGTCCACGAGAACGGCGCGTTGATAACACGCGCCTCTCCTTTCCTCAGCATGAAGCCGGTGGTGGAGAGGGAAATGCCCCCAGGACCATTTGAGGCTGCTGGCCAGACAGTGTAATCGCATTTGTTCTCTATGGTAAAGTTTCTCGAGGTTATTCCTGGCGATTTTAGGAACAAAACAATTAAAACTAATATAATATTAAAACCAGAAAGTCTTCTTTTTTAAGAAGAAATTAAGCCGACGGTAACGCATAAATCCAGAAACACTTCTCCGGGAAAATGGAGTACCTGAGACAAACAAATATGAAACGACAAGGAATATCACTAGCAACTCATTGGCCATTGACTGGGGGAGAAAGAATGTAAGCGAAAACTACTTTTTGAAGAAGGGGAAAATGAGCAGAAATAGAAACTAGTTTTGCAAAGAAGTAAACTTGAAACTTCCTTCAACTTATCGCGTTGATACTATATATTTTGGTTCTTTATAGACCATCCAAAAAGTATCGCTTCTTTTGTTATTTTTAGGGCGTCCAAGCCATCAAACATATTTGGAATAATACCTTTTTTTTTGAACAACGGTTATCATATTAAAAACGGAAAAGAGTTGGACCCGTAGGCAGGTTTTAAACAGAGGGAATTAGACAGCAGTGGGCCTGAAGGGCCTGTTTAGCTAAGAAATCAGTTTCCCTGTTCTGAGAACGAGGGATGAACTGGAAACAGATAGAGACGAAGAGAGAAGAGAGGCGATCGATGTCTTGGAGAACGCCGTAAACCTCTTTGATCTGACTCTTGTTGACGATAGCTCTGATGAGCATTTGGCAATCCGAGAAGACTGTTGTGGATTGTACTCCCGCTTTGATCAATTCCTCAATGCCATTCCGGAGAGCGAACGATTCAGCCATAAGGGGAGAGTTGACGTTGTCGAAGATCTGTGAACCTGATCGGGCATGGTGCGGGAGGAGTTTGTTAAGAATCCATGCGGTTCCCGCTCGCTTAGCTGTGGAGTCCCATGCGGCGTCGACGAAACATGGGTTCTCAGTATCTAGACTAATCAACCTGACTGGAGCAGCTCTTTGCGGTATGTTTGGGTTAGTCTTTGATATCATTACCGCCTGTGCCTGATCCCATTCCAGTGCTGCTGCTAGGCCTCTTATGGCGATCTCGATGGGAGGGTTGGTTTTGTCTTCGAAGATGAGCTTGTTTCTGGCCGTCCAGAGGGACCAGCAGACCCATGGAAGGAGGGGGGATCGGACCCCTATGGGGGGGAGGCAGAGAGCTTGGCGGAATTTGACTATTGCAGATTTGAAGTCCATATCCTCAGCTATGTGAACTGGCGTTTTGAAAGGGACATGGTTCCAGACTTCTTTGGCAAAGGGGCAGAGGAAGAATGTATGCATTGCAGTTTCAACTTCTTTACACCGAGGGCATAGGGCTGCAGCGTTTAATCCTCTCTTCTGTAGTTCTACCCCTAAAGGTAAAGCTCCTTGAATAGTCGACCACAAGAAAAGCTTGAGCTTTGGAGATGTTTTTGTTGACCAAATGTCCTTTAACCAATTAAACTCTGCCTCAGGTTGAGAGATGGGAGCACTAGGGCAATGACTAGCCTGTGCTGTTGCATTGTACCCTGATCTTGCTGAGTAGATTCCCGTGGTGAGAGGGGTCCAGACATAGGCATCCTCAGCTCCTTTCCTACTTGGTCTTAGGCCTTGGATTTGCGTACATATTTGGAATAATACATAAGTAAATGTAAATGTAACATCCTGTTTTCTAATATATTTATTAAAATTGAAGTAAAAAACAATAATTGCCTATTTAAGTGAGTTCATACTAATTTTCATTCCATTTTTAATTAATTCTAATAACTTCATTTATTGTGTTTTCTAGATAATGCGATATCATTTATTACATAAATACAAAACATAACTTACCTATTTTAAACTGTTTTATTATTATTTTTACATTCTCTTTCTTACTTTTTTTAACTATTTCATTATTTATCTTTACTATAATATTTCAACATCATTTATTTACATATTAACCATAATAATTCGACATGTTTAAATGAAATTGCTCTGTTTGTGACAATAATTCAAAATAGTTAACAAAAAAAGTTTATTTGTTTACAAAATCAGTTAGGCAAAGACATCCAAAAATTCGTTCAGGTACAAGTTGTTTCTTTTGGGTATCGTTTTTTGGGTTTTGAAATTAGGCTCAATTCGGGTATTATAAAAAATTTGGTGGGTTTTGAATCGATTCCTCCCAACTCTGGATGGATTCATCAAAAGTAACCATATTAACCAATTAGGTTCGGATATTTTAAATCCAAAATAAAAATATCTAAAAATAACCAAAAATAATCATATTATCTGATTTGGTTCGAATTTGATTCTGATGTATAGAAATTTAAAAATATTCAAATACTAATTATGAAAAAATATTAATTTATAAAACTGTAAAAGTTAATACTCGCACGTGCGTGCGGGCCAATCTCTAGTATATAATTATAAGTATATACTTTTGTATGTGCCTATGTGGATGAACTTATTAGAATTGATTTACAAATAAAAATAGTCTTATCTTTCAATATAAAAAATATTATAAATTATTAAGAGTAATAATTAATTATAGTTTTGTAAAATATTTTTAAAATTAAAATTTTTAAAATTAAATAAACATATATTTATTTGATATAATAAAATATTAAGTTTAATGTAAATTAAAAATGGAAGATTTATTCAAAATATTCCATTTCTAAATGATCCAATGTACTTATCGAATGTTTAAACGGACAATCATATTAAAGCTTAAAATTAAATTGATTTACACATGTTTGGGGTTTAAATGGAGGTGGGTCTAAATGGAAATGAAGCAGTTCTACCCTTTTAATATATTTAACTAGGTAAGTGATCCGCACCGTACACGGAGTGGAATAGTTGATTAGATTATTTATTTTACTTTGTAGTAGGGGATTTTTCATATACTGTTTTTAAGGGATGACCTTTCACATATCTGTTCGGATGCAGTTGATCTATTCAGATTTCGAATTTTAAGAGTTAATAATTTAAATCCGATTTGGCTATTTACAAATTTTCTTGTAGATTTGGTTCAAATCATACGGGTTCAGTTCGGGTTGGAGTTCCGGTACCCATTTATATTATGTATTTTTTTTAACAAAAATCTAAATAAACTTAAGTCCTCAAAATCAGAAAATAAAATAATATAAAACATAAAATTTGAATAATGTAAGACTAAATACTTAAATTTACATTAAATTAGTTCAGTTTAAATATTTGGATGGAGAACAAATAGATATTTTCAGTATTTTGAACATTTTTGTTATTATAGATATTTACTTGTGATTATTTTAGTATATTTTTATATTTCCATATTTTTGAATATCTAATAGAATTAAAATTTGAAATAACTAATATATTTAAGTATATAATTGTGATTTGAATATTTTTGGTATCCAAAATCGGATTCGGGTCTTGTTATCTGAATATTAAAATTTTAGATCTATTTGAGTACTTAATTTGTTTTAGTTTGTGTTTAGTATTACTTTCAAATCAAGTTATGTTCGGTTCTTTGGATCTAGATATTTTACCCATGCCTAGTTTTTCTACTAATATAAAGCAAAATAAAATAAATGTAAACCAAATATTTTGGACTTATTTTACATACAATTATTGGATCATTCCATAAGAATAACAATCAAAAAATTTGGACGGCATGTCAATATTGTTGGGCATATTGAAAAATTGACTTAGTGTACAACCAATAACGTGTACCTTATAATTTTTTTGGCAAATATAATAAAAACACGATACAATCGAGTGAAACGGAGTTACTGTTGCGTCAAAAATAATGTGATCTCTTCTATCGGTACCTGAATTATGTTTTTCAATCGATTTCAATTTTTTCTTTCTTTTTAAATCTTTTCTATCTTCTGATTTTTTTTCTACCAATGATTATGTTTTAAATTTTTGGTCCGATATGAAAATTTTGTAAAGAAAAGCAATACTTGATTAAACTGAAGATCTGGCTTTGTGTATGGTGTTTTTCACCTTAGTTTTCTTAATTTATAACCAATCACAATTATTTGTTGCATTCGTGTACAAAAGCCTGAACCATGGCTAATTTCGGCAAGGTACGAAACTTTCAGTTTCTAAAAAAAAATTCGTTCAAGCATTTTAGTTGATGTGAATCTTAATAATTTTGTAATTTTTTTTATTTCAGCAATGATATTATTTATGTTGATTGGAGAGAACTTCACTTCA
This genomic interval from Brassica oleracea var. oleracea cultivar TO1000 chromosome C2, BOL, whole genome shotgun sequence contains the following:
- the LOC106324301 gene encoding uncharacterized protein LOC106324301, which encodes MGLRPSRKGAEDAYVWTPLTTGIYSARSGYNATAQASHCPSAPISQPEAEFNWLKDIWSTKTSPKLKLFLWSTIQGALPLGVELQKRGLNAAALCPRCKEVETAMHTFFLCPFAKEVWNHVPFKTPVHIAEDMDFKSAIVKFRQALCLPPIGVRSPLLPWVCWSLWTARNKLIFEDKTNPPIEIAIRGLAAALEWDQAQAVMISKTNPNIPQRAAPVRLISLDTENPCFVDAAWDSTAKRAGTAWILNKLLPHHARSGSQIFDNVNSPLMAESFALRNGIEELIKAGVQSTTVFSDCQMLIRAIVNKSQIKEVYGVLQDIDRLSSLFVSICFQFIPRSQNRETDFLAKQALQAHCCLIPSV